The following is a genomic window from Candidatus Eremiobacteraceae bacterium.
CAGGGCTTGCCGATCGTGCCTTCCGCCAGCAGCAGCGCCTGCTGCGCGATTTTGTACGAGTAAAGCGCGGTCAGCTGGTCGGTCTCGGCGGTCGTCAATCCTACTTGCGCGTTGAGCAAGAGCGGCAGTGTTGTGACGCCGGACTTGTACTGCGCGTTCGTCACGCTCAAAACGGTCTGCGCATTGGCAAGTTCGGCATTTGCCGCCGTAAGACTCGCGCTTGCGGTTTCGAGATTGAGGTACGCTTGCTGAACGCTCAACGAGACGCCGAGCTCGGCGGTCTTGAGATTTGCCGCCGCGATGCTCGCCTGCGCTTGCGCTTGAACGGTCTGCGCGTGAATGACGCCGCCGTCGTACAACGGGAACGTCAAGCCGAGGCCGTACGACGAGCTGTTGCCGTTGCGGGTCCCGACGCTTGGCGCGATCCCCGATACTCCATCGCTCGCGGTGGCCGAGAGCACGGGAAAGCGCGCGAGCGCGGCCGCCCGCACGGAGAGATCCGCCGAGGTGGCGGAAGCTTGCGCAGCCAGCAAATCCGGACGTGAGACCGTTGCCACCGCGAGGAGCTGGGTGACGGTCTCCGGGCCTACGCCTGAGTTCGATGCGTCGTCGACCAGTTGCACGCTCTCGGTCGCGGGCAATCCCATCGCGTTGAGGAGCGTCGCGAGCGCGAGCTGTTCGCCGTATTGAGTCTGCGCCACTTTGAGCTGCGCCTGAGCCATGGGGAATTGCGCCGTCAACACGTCGGCTTTGGCGGCGAGCCCC
Proteins encoded in this region:
- a CDS encoding TolC family protein is translated as MKLGLAIGAAAALLLLNVAHANAAQPSPSPSTHPMAQQTALPAPASSASSAPTAAPGVQTLTLTDAERIALAQSPLLAIARAELVSAGASKGLAVSGELPNIAVSANSTRSSSGGSQFSGQTQTGNGQLTSNNANVNIRQLIFDGGRVWDQVRSARFNEDAAQYSLLRTVQTVFFSIGQDYFAALQARHALIAANDALRLARVQEELVNAQYKAGLAAKADVLTAQFPMAQAQLKVAQTQYGEQLALATLLNAMGLPATESVQLVDDASNSGVGPETVTQLLAVATVSRPDLLAAQASATSADLSVRAAALARFPVLSATASDGVSGIAPSVGTRNGNSSSYGLGLTFPLYDGGVIHAQTVQAQAQASIAAANLKTAELGVSLSVQQAYLNLETASASLTAANAELANAQTVLSVTNAQYKSGVTTLPLLLNAQVGLTTAETDQLTALYSYKIAQQALLLAEGTIGKP